One window from the genome of Mycolicibacterium gadium encodes:
- the cobN gene encoding cobaltochelatase subunit CobN produces MTQPARSPKVLLLSTSDTDLITARACGAGYRWANPSRLIDGELDELAGGADIVVVRILGGYRAWQDGIDTLEASGVPTIVVSGEQSPDAELMGHSTTPAGVALQSHVYLANGGVDNMRQLHAFLCDTLLMTGYGFAPPVTTPNWGVLEHPSDGAEGPIVAVLYYRAQHLAGNTGYVEALCRAIDDAGGRPLPVFCASLRTADTELLELLGTADALVTTVLAAGGSTPASVSAGGNDDTWNVAHLAALDVPILQGLCLTSSRSQWQDNDDGLSPLDVATQVAVPEFDGRIITVPFSFKEIDDEGLISYVADPERCARVAGLAVRHARLRGIAAPQKKVALVFSAYPTKHARIGNAVGLDTPASAIALLRAMRERGYRIDDIPGLDASDGDALIHALIERGGQDADWLTDGQLAGNPIRLPAKEYREWFATLPAELTDAMVEHWGPPPGELFVDRSHDPDGEIVIAAMQAGNVVLMVQPPRGFGENPVAIYHDPDLPPSHHYLAAYRWLDVMFGADAVVHLGKHGNLEWLPGKTLGMSSSCGTDAALGDLPLIYPFLVNDPGEGTQAKRRAHATLVDHLIPPMARAETYGDIARLEQLLDEHANIAALDPGKLPAIRQQIWTLMRAAKMDHDLGLEDRPDEDSFDDMLLHVDGWLCEIKDVQIRDGLHILGEKPTGEAEIDLVLAILRARQLFGGEQSVPGLRQALGLAEDGHDERAAVDSAEAQARALVVALADSGWNPGAVDAITDNADVAAILRFAATEVVPRLAGTEAEIPQILRALDGRFTPAGPSGSPLRGLVNVLPTGRNFYSVDPKAVPSRLAWETGVAMADSLLTRYREDHGDWPRSVGLSVWGTSAMRTAGDDIAEVLALLGVRPVWDDASRRVVNLEPIGLDELGRPRIDVTVRISGFFRDAFPHVVTMLDDAVQLVAGLDEAAEDNYVRAHSQADLAEHGDQRRSTTRIFGSKPGTYGAGLLQLIDSRNWRDDADLAEVYTAWGGFAYGRGLDGKAATDDMNQNYRRIAVAAKNTDTREHDIADSDDYFQYHGGMVATVRALTGKAPAAYIGDNTRPDAVRTRTLSEETARVFRARVVNPRWINAMRRHGYKGAFEMAATVDYLFGYDATAGVMADWMYERLSAEYVLDDDNRKFMAESNPWALHGMAERLLEAAGRGMWAQPDQATLDGLRQVLLETEGDLEG; encoded by the coding sequence GTGACTCAGCCGGCTCGATCCCCGAAAGTCCTGCTGTTGTCGACGTCTGACACCGACCTCATCACGGCCCGCGCCTGTGGCGCCGGCTACCGGTGGGCCAATCCGTCGCGGCTGATCGACGGCGAACTCGACGAACTCGCCGGTGGCGCCGACATCGTGGTGGTCCGCATTCTGGGCGGCTACCGCGCCTGGCAGGACGGCATCGACACGCTGGAGGCCAGCGGTGTGCCGACGATCGTGGTCAGCGGTGAGCAGTCCCCGGACGCCGAGCTGATGGGCCATTCCACGACGCCGGCCGGTGTCGCGCTGCAGTCCCACGTCTACCTGGCCAACGGCGGTGTCGACAACATGCGGCAACTTCATGCGTTCCTCTGCGACACGCTGTTGATGACCGGGTACGGCTTCGCACCGCCGGTCACCACACCCAACTGGGGCGTCCTCGAGCATCCGTCCGACGGTGCCGAGGGCCCCATCGTCGCGGTGCTGTACTACCGCGCCCAGCATCTCGCCGGAAACACCGGCTATGTCGAGGCGCTGTGCCGGGCGATCGACGACGCAGGCGGACGGCCACTGCCCGTGTTCTGCGCGTCATTGCGCACCGCTGACACCGAGTTGCTGGAGTTGCTCGGCACCGCCGACGCATTGGTGACCACTGTGCTGGCCGCCGGCGGGTCGACCCCGGCCAGCGTCTCGGCCGGTGGCAACGACGACACCTGGAATGTCGCGCATCTGGCCGCGCTCGACGTCCCGATCCTGCAAGGGCTGTGTCTTACCAGTTCGCGCTCGCAATGGCAGGACAACGACGACGGTTTGTCGCCACTCGACGTCGCGACCCAGGTCGCCGTCCCGGAGTTCGACGGCCGCATCATCACGGTCCCGTTCTCGTTCAAGGAGATTGACGACGAGGGCCTCATCTCCTATGTCGCCGACCCGGAACGCTGTGCCCGGGTCGCGGGTCTTGCGGTGCGCCACGCGCGGCTACGCGGAATCGCAGCTCCTCAGAAAAAGGTGGCACTGGTGTTTTCGGCCTATCCCACCAAACACGCGCGCATCGGCAATGCCGTCGGCCTCGACACGCCGGCCAGTGCGATCGCGTTATTGCGTGCGATGCGCGAACGCGGTTACCGGATCGACGACATTCCCGGCTTGGACGCGAGCGATGGGGACGCCTTGATCCACGCGTTGATCGAGCGCGGCGGTCAGGACGCCGACTGGCTGACCGACGGTCAGCTCGCCGGCAATCCGATCCGCTTGCCCGCCAAGGAGTATCGGGAGTGGTTTGCCACGCTGCCCGCCGAACTCACCGACGCGATGGTCGAACACTGGGGCCCGCCGCCCGGCGAGTTGTTCGTCGACCGCAGTCACGATCCCGACGGCGAGATCGTGATCGCGGCGATGCAGGCGGGCAACGTGGTGCTGATGGTCCAGCCGCCACGGGGTTTCGGAGAGAACCCGGTCGCGATCTACCACGATCCCGATCTACCGCCCAGTCACCACTATCTGGCCGCCTACCGCTGGCTCGACGTCATGTTCGGCGCGGACGCTGTCGTGCACCTCGGCAAGCACGGCAACCTCGAATGGCTGCCGGGTAAGACGCTGGGCATGTCGTCGTCATGCGGCACCGACGCCGCGCTCGGAGATCTGCCGCTGATCTACCCCTTCCTGGTCAACGATCCGGGGGAGGGCACGCAGGCCAAACGCCGCGCCCACGCCACGCTCGTGGACCACCTGATTCCGCCGATGGCCAGGGCCGAAACCTATGGCGACATCGCGCGTCTGGAACAACTGCTCGACGAGCACGCCAACATCGCGGCGCTCGACCCCGGCAAGCTGCCCGCCATCCGGCAGCAGATCTGGACGCTCATGCGGGCCGCCAAGATGGATCACGACCTCGGGCTCGAGGACCGGCCCGACGAGGACTCGTTCGACGACATGCTGCTCCACGTCGACGGCTGGCTGTGCGAGATCAAGGACGTCCAGATCCGCGACGGACTGCACATCCTGGGTGAAAAGCCCACGGGTGAGGCTGAAATCGACCTGGTGCTCGCGATCCTGCGCGCGCGCCAGCTGTTCGGCGGCGAACAGAGCGTGCCCGGACTTCGACAGGCCCTCGGCCTGGCCGAGGACGGCCACGACGAACGCGCCGCGGTCGACAGCGCCGAGGCGCAGGCCCGTGCACTCGTTGTGGCACTTGCGGACTCGGGATGGAATCCCGGCGCCGTTGACGCCATCACCGACAACGCCGACGTCGCGGCGATCCTGCGCTTCGCGGCCACCGAGGTGGTGCCACGGCTGGCGGGCACCGAGGCCGAGATCCCGCAGATCCTGCGCGCGCTCGACGGTCGCTTCACCCCGGCCGGTCCTTCGGGTTCACCACTGCGCGGCCTGGTCAACGTGCTGCCCACCGGCCGCAACTTCTACTCGGTCGACCCGAAGGCGGTGCCGTCGCGGCTGGCGTGGGAAACCGGTGTGGCTATGGCAGATTCGCTGCTGACCCGCTACCGAGAGGACCACGGCGACTGGCCTCGCTCGGTCGGGTTGTCGGTGTGGGGCACGTCGGCCATGCGCACTGCGGGCGACGACATCGCCGAAGTGCTGGCGCTGCTGGGGGTCCGGCCGGTATGGGACGACGCGTCGCGGCGCGTGGTGAACCTGGAACCGATCGGGCTGGATGAACTCGGCCGTCCGCGCATCGATGTCACCGTGCGTATCTCGGGCTTCTTCCGCGACGCCTTCCCGCATGTCGTCACGATGCTCGACGACGCGGTGCAACTCGTCGCGGGTCTCGACGAGGCCGCCGAGGACAACTACGTCCGCGCCCACTCGCAGGCGGATCTGGCTGAGCATGGCGACCAGAGACGTTCCACCACAAGAATATTCGGCTCCAAGCCGGGTACCTATGGCGCCGGTCTGCTGCAACTGATCGACAGCCGCAACTGGCGCGACGACGCGGACCTGGCGGAGGTCTACACCGCATGGGGCGGTTTCGCCTACGGCCGCGGTTTGGACGGCAAGGCGGCGACCGACGACATGAACCAGAACTACCGTCGCATCGCGGTCGCAGCCAAGAACACCGACACCCGCGAGCACGACATCGCCGACTCCGACGACTACTTCCAGTACCACGGTGGCATGGTCGCGACGGTCCGCGCGTTGACCGGAAAGGCGCCCGCCGCCTACATCGGCGACAACACCCGGCCCGACGCCGTTCGCACCCGGACCCTTTCGGAGGAGACCGCCCGCGTGTTCCGCGCCCGCGTCGTCAACCCCCGGTGGATCAACGCGATGCGGCGACACGGGTACAAGGGCGCCTTCGAGATGGCTGCGACCGTCGACTATCTGTTCGGCTACGACGCGACCGCCGGCGTGATGGCCGACTGGATGTACGAGCGGCTGTCGGCCGAGTACGTCCTCGACGACGACAACCGCAAGTTCATGGCGGAGTCGAATCCGTGGGCCCTACACGGCATGGCCGAACGGCTGCTGGAGGCGGCGGGCCGCGGCATGTGGGCGCAGCCGGATCAGGCCACGCTCGACGGGCTGCGGCAGGTGCTACTGGAGACCGAAGGCGACCTCGAGGGCTGA
- a CDS encoding helix-turn-helix domain-containing protein: MSAAGAPHPSLRGVVLRYEGFAERGGSPATFRELPCTFVPIIIDLDEGWTVAHREHARTAPLRLDSFVAGITDGPVLVGHGGYARCLQIDLTPLGARRLIAMPMSELANRTVPIDDVFGRFGRELVQRVGDAPDWPTRFALIDAVIRARLADTEPVDAGVAWSLSRITESYGAATISDLAAELGWSHRRLIARYRDSVGLPPKLVARIVRFERLAALVTSEPAVDWAGVALECGYFDQAHLAREVREFADITPTELRALSVNFVQDEATASA; this comes from the coding sequence ATGTCGGCGGCAGGCGCACCTCATCCGTCGCTGCGCGGCGTCGTGTTGCGCTACGAGGGCTTCGCGGAACGCGGGGGCAGTCCCGCCACGTTCCGCGAGCTGCCGTGCACGTTCGTGCCGATCATCATCGACCTCGACGAGGGCTGGACCGTCGCTCACCGGGAGCATGCACGTACCGCACCGCTTCGGCTCGATTCGTTCGTCGCGGGCATCACCGACGGACCGGTGCTGGTGGGCCACGGCGGGTATGCGCGCTGTCTGCAGATCGACCTGACGCCGCTGGGCGCCCGCCGGCTGATCGCGATGCCGATGAGCGAGTTGGCCAACCGGACCGTGCCCATCGACGATGTCTTCGGCCGGTTCGGGCGAGAACTCGTGCAGCGCGTCGGCGACGCCCCGGACTGGCCGACACGATTCGCATTGATCGATGCGGTCATCCGGGCCCGCCTGGCCGACACCGAACCCGTCGACGCGGGAGTGGCGTGGTCGCTGAGCCGTATCACGGAGAGCTACGGTGCCGCCACGATCTCAGACCTGGCCGCGGAGTTGGGCTGGAGTCACAGGCGATTGATCGCCCGCTACCGTGACTCGGTCGGGCTGCCGCCGAAGCTCGTCGCGAGGATCGTGCGATTCGAGCGGCTCGCGGCCCTCGTAACCTCCGAGCCGGCGGTCGATTGGGCCGGTGTCGCGCTCGAGTGCGGGTACTTCGATCAGGCCCACCTGGCGCGCGAGGTTCGGGAATTTGCCGACATCACGCCGACCGAGCTGCGGGCGCTCAGCGTAAATTTCGTCCAAGACGAGGCGACGGCGTCGGCCTAG
- a CDS encoding VOC family protein, whose protein sequence is MTETLTTNGAVPIVPFRDPRAGIAWLERTFGAVATLVVPPESDEPLKHAELKVGNGLVMIDDADRTDSPFALPGPVVLYVVVDDPDVLHDRAVAGGAEIVMGLTDQDYGSREFAARDPHGNVWCFGTYRPGQA, encoded by the coding sequence ATGACTGAAACCCTGACCACCAACGGCGCCGTGCCGATTGTCCCCTTCCGCGACCCGCGCGCCGGGATCGCTTGGCTCGAACGGACGTTCGGCGCCGTCGCAACCCTCGTGGTTCCGCCCGAATCCGACGAACCGCTCAAGCATGCGGAGCTGAAGGTAGGCAACGGCCTGGTGATGATCGACGACGCGGACCGCACCGACAGCCCATTCGCGCTGCCGGGCCCTGTCGTGCTCTACGTCGTGGTGGATGACCCCGACGTGCTACACGACCGCGCGGTTGCCGGGGGTGCCGAGATCGTCATGGGGCTCACCGACCAGGACTACGGCTCAAGGGAATTCGCCGCACGCGACCCACACGGCAACGTGTGGTGCTTCGGGACCTACCGGCCCGGGCAGGCTTAG
- a CDS encoding flavin-containing monooxygenase, producing MSTPRALRVAIIGAGMSGICMGVKLQDAGIDDFVIYESAEDVGGTWRDNTYPGLSCDVPSRFYSYSFRPNPDWSRFMSPGPEIHRYFRQVADERGITGHIRFGTEVAAARYRDGRWTVCTPTGEEQFDVVVTATGVLRIPRYPDIPGLDSFAGETFHSARWNHSVSLSNKRIGLIGTGSTGVQITAELGGKVRGLTIFQRTPQWVLPMPNPRYARRTSAAMRRWPALNRASYRFWQYFFENGLAPAVVAPGWQRRFVSALCRWNLRFSVRDPQMRRRLTPDHQAMCKRLAMSSHYYRAIQKPGVELVTAAIDHVEAGGVVTTDGVLHELDVLVLATGFDAHAYVHPIEVVGENGLTLEEAWADGPQAYRSVAVPGFPNLFMLIGPHSPIGNQSLVIIAESQADYAMWWIDQIRSGCVATAAPTEVATKDYNEQMKAVMPQTVWVTGCKSWYLGKDGLPELFPWRPMRHRELLASPELSDFDVRTA from the coding sequence ATGTCGACACCACGAGCCCTCAGGGTTGCGATAATCGGCGCGGGCATGTCCGGCATCTGCATGGGGGTCAAGCTGCAGGACGCCGGCATCGACGACTTCGTGATCTACGAGTCCGCCGAGGACGTCGGCGGAACCTGGCGCGACAACACCTATCCCGGGTTGAGTTGCGATGTACCGTCGCGTTTCTACTCGTACTCTTTCCGGCCCAATCCCGATTGGTCGCGATTCATGTCGCCGGGTCCGGAGATTCACCGCTACTTCCGACAGGTCGCCGACGAGCGTGGCATCACCGGTCATATCAGGTTCGGCACGGAAGTGGCCGCCGCGCGATACCGCGACGGCCGGTGGACGGTCTGTACTCCCACCGGCGAGGAGCAGTTCGACGTCGTCGTGACAGCGACCGGTGTGCTGCGCATACCGCGGTATCCGGATATTCCCGGACTGGACAGCTTCGCAGGCGAGACGTTCCATTCGGCGCGATGGAATCATTCGGTTTCACTGTCCAACAAGAGAATTGGATTGATCGGCACGGGATCAACGGGTGTACAGATCACCGCCGAACTCGGCGGCAAGGTGCGAGGCCTCACGATCTTCCAGCGCACGCCCCAATGGGTCCTTCCGATGCCGAACCCGCGCTACGCGCGGCGCACCAGCGCGGCGATGCGCCGCTGGCCGGCCCTGAACCGAGCGAGCTACCGGTTCTGGCAGTACTTCTTTGAGAACGGCTTGGCCCCTGCGGTCGTCGCACCGGGTTGGCAGCGTCGCTTCGTGTCCGCGCTGTGCCGTTGGAATCTGCGCTTTTCGGTGCGCGACCCCCAGATGCGCCGGCGACTGACGCCCGACCACCAGGCGATGTGCAAGCGGCTGGCGATGTCCTCGCACTACTACCGGGCGATCCAGAAGCCAGGTGTCGAGCTGGTCACCGCGGCCATCGATCACGTCGAGGCCGGCGGAGTCGTGACCACGGACGGCGTGTTACACGAACTCGATGTGCTCGTGCTCGCCACGGGTTTCGACGCCCACGCATACGTTCATCCGATCGAAGTCGTCGGAGAGAACGGACTCACGCTCGAGGAGGCGTGGGCAGACGGACCGCAGGCTTATCGGTCGGTCGCGGTGCCTGGCTTTCCGAACCTGTTCATGCTGATCGGACCGCATTCGCCGATCGGGAACCAGTCGCTGGTGATCATCGCGGAAAGCCAGGCCGATTATGCGATGTGGTGGATCGATCAGATCCGGTCCGGGTGCGTTGCAACAGCAGCGCCGACCGAGGTTGCCACCAAGGATTACAACGAGCAGATGAAAGCCGTTATGCCGCAGACGGTTTGGGTGACTGGCTGCAAGAGCTGGTATCTCGGGAAGGACGGTCTGCCGGAGCTCTTCCCGTGGCGGCCGATGCGTCACCGCGAACTGTTGGCTTCGCCCGAGCTCAGCGATTTCGATGTCCGAACCGCCTGA
- the cobG gene encoding precorrin-3B synthase produces the protein MARTRDQDACPGALQVHQAADGALARVRLPGGMITAAQLESLALAATQWASPAMELTSRGNVQIRAVSDTAAVTEVLAASGLLPSETHERVRNIVASPLSGRVGADADIRAMVGALDRAIQGQPTLAGLPGRFLFGIDDGRGDVSGLGADAGVQITGDSAALLLAGRDTGVRVPAGDAVPTLVAVADRFAVSRGTHWRISELDDTEQLLTGFALTAEPGATWSRVSRPPVGWIEQNDGRVALGAAVPLGVLNARVAEYLAAINAPMVITPWRSVLVFDLTEDVADVALRVLAPMGLVFDENSPWLSVSACTGSPGCERSAADVRADAAAAVAASERAAGHRHFVGCDRACGSPAIGDVLVATGDGYRPRDTHP, from the coding sequence ATGGCCAGAACCCGCGACCAGGATGCCTGCCCGGGGGCGTTGCAGGTTCACCAGGCCGCGGACGGGGCCTTGGCCAGGGTGCGGCTTCCGGGCGGGATGATCACCGCTGCGCAGCTCGAATCCCTGGCACTCGCGGCGACGCAGTGGGCCTCCCCGGCAATGGAACTGACCTCGCGCGGCAACGTCCAGATCCGCGCCGTCAGCGACACCGCCGCTGTCACCGAGGTGTTGGCGGCGTCGGGTCTGCTGCCCTCGGAGACGCACGAGCGGGTGCGCAACATCGTCGCCTCACCGCTGTCCGGGCGCGTCGGCGCGGATGCGGATATCCGCGCCATGGTCGGCGCGCTGGACCGTGCGATCCAGGGGCAGCCGACGCTGGCCGGGCTGCCCGGCAGGTTCCTGTTCGGCATCGACGACGGACGAGGCGACGTGAGCGGACTGGGGGCTGACGCCGGGGTCCAGATCACCGGCGATTCGGCGGCGCTGCTGCTGGCCGGCCGCGATACCGGCGTCCGGGTACCGGCCGGCGACGCGGTCCCGACGCTCGTGGCCGTGGCGGACCGGTTCGCCGTCAGTCGCGGAACGCACTGGCGCATAAGCGAGCTCGACGACACAGAGCAACTGCTGACGGGATTTGCGTTGACCGCCGAACCCGGTGCGACGTGGTCCCGGGTGAGTCGGCCACCGGTCGGCTGGATCGAGCAGAACGACGGCCGCGTCGCGCTGGGCGCCGCTGTTCCGCTGGGCGTCCTCAACGCGCGCGTCGCCGAGTACCTTGCGGCCATCAACGCGCCGATGGTAATCACGCCCTGGCGTTCGGTGCTCGTCTTCGACCTCACCGAAGATGTCGCCGACGTTGCGCTGCGGGTACTGGCGCCCATGGGTCTGGTGTTCGACGAGAACTCACCGTGGTTGTCGGTCAGTGCCTGCACCGGAAGCCCGGGCTGTGAGCGCTCCGCTGCCGACGTCCGGGCCGACGCGGCCGCTGCCGTGGCCGCGTCTGAGCGCGCCGCCGGTCATCGGCACTTCGTCGGATGCGACCGCGCCTGCGGCAGCCCTGCGATAGGTGACGTGCTGGTCGCGACCGGAGACGGATACCGACCGCGAGACACTCACCCGTAG
- a CDS encoding precorrin-8X methylmutase, whose amino-acid sequence MLDYIRDAAEIYRQSFATIRDEADLSRFPDDVARVVVRLIHTCGQVDVADHVAYSDRVVAKTHAALVAGAPVLCDSSMVAAGITKSRLPAGNEVVSLVSDERAPELAERLGTTRSAAGVDLWADRLGGAVVAIGNAPTALFRLLELVDDGAPTPAALLGGPVGFVGSAQSKQELIERPRGMSYLVVKGRRGGSAMAAAAVNSIAQERE is encoded by the coding sequence GTGCTCGACTACATCCGCGACGCCGCCGAAATCTACCGGCAGTCGTTCGCGACCATCCGCGACGAAGCGGACCTGTCGCGGTTTCCCGATGACGTCGCACGCGTCGTGGTCCGGCTGATCCACACCTGCGGGCAAGTCGACGTCGCCGATCACGTCGCCTACAGCGACCGCGTCGTCGCGAAGACCCACGCCGCACTCGTCGCCGGAGCCCCGGTGCTGTGCGATTCGTCGATGGTGGCCGCCGGCATCACGAAATCTCGGCTGCCGGCCGGTAACGAGGTCGTCTCGCTTGTCTCCGACGAGCGGGCGCCCGAGCTGGCCGAGCGACTCGGGACCACACGGTCCGCCGCGGGCGTCGACCTGTGGGCCGACCGGCTCGGTGGTGCGGTGGTCGCCATCGGCAACGCGCCGACCGCGTTGTTCCGCCTCCTCGAACTCGTCGACGACGGCGCTCCCACGCCCGCCGCGCTGCTCGGCGGACCGGTCGGGTTCGTCGGCTCCGCACAGTCCAAACAGGAGTTGATCGAGCGGCCGCGTGGGATGTCGTATCTGGTGGTCAAGGGCCGCCGCGGCGGCAGCGCGATGGCCGCGGCCGCCGTGAATTCGATTGCGCAAGAACGCGAATGA
- a CDS encoding precorrin-2 C(20)-methyltransferase yields MTGHRGTLWGVGLGPGDPELVTVKAARVIRAADVVAYHSARHGKSIARGIAEPYLRAGQIEEHLVYPVTTETTEHPGGYAGAMEDFYRESADRIAVHLEAGRDVALLAEGDPLFYSSYMHMHTRLTERFDAVIVPGVTSVSAASAATGTPLVQGEEVLTILPGTLPVDELKRRLADTDAAVVLKLGRSYPAVREALSSAGRLDETFYVERASTPAQRVLAAADVDETSVPYFSLAMLPGTPRPETQRGSVAVVGLGPGDIEWMTPQSRRELALATDLIGYGPYLDRVGTRDGQRRHPSDNTDEPARARLACTLAEQGRAVAVVSSGDPGVFAMATAVLEEAKEWPGVEVRVIPAMTAAQAVASRVGAPLGHDYAVISLSDRLKPWEVIAARLTAAATADLVLAIYNPASKSRTWQVGAMRDVLLEHRDPGTPVVIGRDVSGPAEEVRVVRLADLDPADVDMRTLLIVGSSQTQWYLSDAGDTVFTPRRYPT; encoded by the coding sequence ATGACAGGTCATCGAGGAACCCTCTGGGGCGTCGGGCTCGGTCCCGGCGACCCTGAGCTGGTGACGGTCAAGGCGGCGCGGGTCATCCGTGCGGCCGACGTCGTCGCCTACCACAGCGCCCGGCACGGGAAGAGCATCGCGCGCGGCATCGCCGAGCCTTACCTACGTGCCGGCCAGATCGAAGAGCACCTGGTGTACCCGGTGACCACCGAGACCACGGAACATCCCGGCGGCTATGCCGGAGCAATGGAGGACTTCTACCGCGAGTCCGCCGACCGGATCGCGGTACATCTCGAGGCGGGCCGCGACGTCGCCCTGCTCGCGGAGGGCGATCCGCTGTTCTACAGCTCCTATATGCACATGCACACCCGGCTGACCGAGCGGTTCGACGCGGTGATTGTCCCCGGCGTCACGTCGGTGAGCGCCGCGTCGGCGGCGACCGGCACTCCCCTGGTCCAGGGCGAGGAGGTGCTGACGATCCTGCCGGGGACCCTTCCGGTCGACGAACTCAAACGCAGGCTGGCCGACACCGACGCGGCGGTCGTCCTCAAGCTCGGCCGTTCGTATCCGGCAGTGCGCGAAGCGCTTTCGTCGGCTGGTCGCCTCGATGAGACCTTCTACGTCGAGCGCGCGAGCACACCGGCGCAACGAGTGCTGGCCGCCGCGGACGTCGACGAGACATCAGTGCCTTACTTCTCGCTGGCGATGCTGCCGGGCACCCCCCGGCCCGAGACGCAGCGCGGCAGCGTCGCGGTGGTCGGACTCGGGCCGGGTGATATCGAGTGGATGACCCCGCAGAGCCGACGGGAGCTCGCGTTGGCCACCGACCTCATCGGGTACGGCCCATACCTGGACCGCGTCGGCACTCGCGACGGTCAGCGCCGCCACCCCAGCGACAACACCGATGAACCTGCCCGGGCCCGCTTGGCATGCACGCTGGCCGAACAGGGCCGCGCCGTCGCGGTGGTGTCCTCCGGGGACCCTGGAGTGTTCGCGATGGCGACCGCGGTGCTCGAGGAGGCCAAGGAATGGCCCGGAGTGGAGGTGCGGGTCATCCCCGCGATGACCGCGGCGCAGGCTGTCGCGAGCCGGGTCGGGGCGCCGCTGGGCCACGACTACGCCGTCATCTCGCTGTCCGACCGGCTCAAGCCGTGGGAGGTGATCGCGGCGCGACTGACCGCCGCCGCGACGGCCGACCTGGTGCTGGCCATCTACAATCCCGCATCCAAGAGCAGAACCTGGCAGGTCGGGGCAATGCGCGACGTGTTGCTCGAACACCGCGATCCGGGAACGCCCGTGGTGATCGGCCGCGACGTCTCGGGTCCCGCCGAAGAGGTGCGGGTCGTGCGGCTGGCCGATCTCGATCCGGCCGACGTCGACATGCGCACCCTGCTGATCGTCGGTTCGTCACAGACGCAGTGGTACCTGAGCGACGCCGGGGACACCGTCTTCACGCCCCGGCGCTACCCCACCTAG
- a CDS encoding phosphotransferase family protein: MGIPHGPEDVTAAWLGSVLDADVSDVDVTAIGTGQTGATYRVSATYATPRAGLPNSFAVKLSAQDDAVRERVALGYRSEVEFYSRIADRMRIPVPQSFYCDISSDGADVVLLLGDMAPAVQGDQIAGCSVQEATLAVKALAGLHGPSWCDPEWMDLAAIAMPKPGDDDAAKGLGDISKMAADIVLDRLGARISPEDQETLVASMASVTAWLRAEPKRFALMHGDYRLDNMLFDPDRTRITVVDWQTVGIGLPGRDLAYFTGTSLEPGLRADVERGLVEAYHQALLGYGISDYDAETCWRDYRLGAVQVPLLVALGTAFAATTDRGDDMMLAMLSRGCQAIRDLETLELINSYQSS; the protein is encoded by the coding sequence ATGGGCATTCCACACGGACCCGAAGATGTAACGGCGGCATGGCTGGGGTCGGTGCTCGACGCGGACGTGAGCGACGTCGACGTCACCGCGATCGGTACCGGCCAGACAGGTGCGACGTATCGGGTTTCGGCGACGTATGCCACTCCGCGGGCGGGCCTGCCGAACTCGTTTGCGGTCAAGCTGTCCGCGCAAGACGACGCGGTCCGCGAACGCGTGGCGCTCGGATACCGGTCGGAGGTCGAGTTCTACTCGCGGATCGCCGACCGGATGCGAATCCCGGTACCCCAGAGTTTCTACTGCGACATCTCCTCCGACGGCGCCGATGTCGTGTTGCTGCTCGGCGACATGGCGCCTGCGGTGCAGGGCGATCAGATCGCCGGGTGCTCTGTACAGGAGGCCACGCTGGCGGTGAAAGCGCTGGCCGGCCTGCACGGCCCAAGCTGGTGTGATCCGGAGTGGATGGATCTGGCCGCCATCGCCATGCCGAAACCCGGTGACGACGACGCCGCCAAGGGACTCGGCGACATCTCGAAGATGGCCGCCGACATCGTGCTCGACAGGCTCGGCGCGCGCATCAGCCCCGAGGATCAGGAAACCCTGGTCGCTTCAATGGCTTCCGTCACCGCGTGGCTGAGGGCCGAGCCGAAACGATTCGCGCTCATGCATGGCGACTACCGGCTCGACAACATGCTGTTCGACCCGGACCGCACCCGCATCACCGTCGTCGACTGGCAGACCGTCGGAATCGGACTGCCGGGGCGCGACCTCGCCTACTTCACCGGGACGAGCCTGGAACCGGGGTTGCGCGCCGACGTCGAGCGCGGCCTCGTCGAGGCCTACCACCAAGCGCTGCTCGGGTACGGAATCTCGGATTACGACGCCGAAACCTGTTGGCGCGACTACCGCCTCGGCGCCGTACAGGTTCCGCTGCTCGTCGCACTCGGTACCGCCTTCGCGGCCACCACCGACCGCGGCGACGACATGATGCTGGCCATGCTCAGCCGCGGCTGTCAGGCCATCCGCGATCTGGAAACGCTCGAACTGATCAACTCCTACCAGTCGTCCTGA